A portion of the Candidatus Paceibacterota bacterium genome contains these proteins:
- a CDS encoding HRDC domain-containing protein: protein MTETTSQEPEGAIPLLVPADGTPPAITTESELERAIATLATGSGPFAIDAERASGYKYSSRAYLIQIKRTDGGLHLIDPIPFQSQGPENVHPLFEALNELLNSDEVILHASTQDLPCLRDVGLIPSKLFDTELGGRIAGLPRVGLGALVESLLGVSLAKEHSSVDWSTRPLPHDWLNYAALDVELLIELREKVNDTLRIQGKLEWADQEFKAILNAPMPEPRKDPWRRTSGIHKIKERRRLAIIKSIWHERDTLARHLDIAPGKLLSDAALIELSVRIPQNRKEMEQALRPMGARARWFEHAPNWLRAIEAGKGTPENQWPPVRIEADSMPPIKIWREKFPNKFAPLSHARASIEKEAESLSIPAENLISPDLVRRICWSPPEGSTTSLHTERVRDALLERGARPWQISIVAPLLAHALLEREPIPQPQPLPANVEISEA from the coding sequence ATGACAGAGACAACTTCACAAGAGCCAGAAGGAGCAATTCCACTACTGGTCCCCGCTGATGGAACGCCTCCCGCAATAACCACCGAGTCCGAACTCGAACGCGCTATCGCCACCCTGGCGACAGGTTCGGGACCATTCGCTATTGATGCTGAACGAGCATCCGGATACAAATACAGCTCCCGTGCTTATCTCATTCAGATAAAACGAACCGACGGTGGGTTGCATCTGATCGATCCAATCCCGTTTCAATCACAGGGACCAGAAAATGTGCATCCACTTTTTGAGGCCCTTAACGAACTTCTCAACAGCGACGAAGTGATTCTGCATGCGAGTACCCAGGACCTTCCATGTCTACGCGATGTTGGACTCATCCCATCAAAACTATTTGACACAGAATTGGGGGGACGGATTGCCGGACTACCTCGCGTTGGACTGGGCGCTCTCGTTGAAAGTCTGCTCGGAGTATCACTCGCAAAAGAACACAGTTCTGTGGACTGGTCCACGAGACCGTTGCCGCATGATTGGCTCAACTACGCCGCCTTGGATGTCGAATTACTCATCGAACTGCGCGAGAAAGTAAACGATACTTTACGAATCCAAGGAAAATTGGAATGGGCTGATCAAGAATTTAAGGCCATCCTCAATGCACCGATGCCAGAGCCCAGGAAGGATCCCTGGCGAAGAACTTCTGGAATTCACAAGATCAAAGAACGGCGACGATTGGCAATTATTAAGTCAATTTGGCACGAACGTGACACGCTGGCGCGCCACCTGGACATTGCACCGGGAAAGTTGCTCTCCGACGCCGCCCTGATAGAACTTTCGGTTCGTATCCCCCAGAACCGAAAGGAGATGGAGCAGGCTTTGCGACCAATGGGTGCGCGAGCGCGCTGGTTTGAACATGCCCCGAACTGGCTGCGCGCCATAGAAGCGGGTAAAGGAACCCCGGAAAATCAGTGGCCGCCCGTGAGAATCGAGGCAGATTCCATGCCCCCCATAAAGATCTGGCGGGAGAAGTTTCCCAATAAATTTGCGCCCCTGTCCCATGCCCGTGCCAGCATCGAGAAGGAGGCGGAATCGCTCTCCATTCCGGCCGAAAATCTCATCTCCCCAGATCTCGTCCGCCGTATCTGCTGGTCGCCGCCAGAAGGTTCAACCACCTCACTTCACACAGAACGAGTCCGGGACGCCCTGCTAGAGCGTGGAGCCCGTCCCTGGCAGATCTCCATCGTCGCCCCGCTCCTCGCACACGCCCTGTTGGAGCGTGAACCGATCCCCCAGCCGCAACCACTGCCCGCTAACGTGGAGATCTCTGAGGCCTAG
- a CDS encoding DUF3000 domain-containing protein: MDSRDFEAVVKTLRSFVPRAEIVLEEVPAPQKLATHAFAFSADVSNGLSGDEEDEIASGRFVLLHEPGGQDTWEGDYRCVTYIRADVDMMMQEDPLLPEVGWNWLLESLTLAGCQYVAASGTVTRVASSSFGKLSLRNDEAEIEIRASWTPVLAKSEGIETHIDGWCTLLAEVAGLTPIPEGISVIKPPPRGSR; the protein is encoded by the coding sequence GTGGATTCGCGAGATTTTGAGGCCGTTGTAAAGACATTACGTTCATTCGTTCCACGCGCAGAAATAGTTCTTGAAGAAGTTCCAGCCCCACAAAAATTGGCAACGCATGCATTTGCCTTCTCTGCTGATGTCAGCAACGGTCTTTCAGGTGATGAAGAAGACGAGATTGCATCCGGTCGTTTTGTACTCCTACACGAACCAGGTGGGCAAGATACTTGGGAAGGTGATTACAGGTGCGTCACCTACATTCGCGCCGATGTAGACATGATGATGCAGGAAGATCCTCTCCTGCCGGAAGTTGGCTGGAATTGGTTGCTTGAATCTCTCACCCTGGCAGGTTGTCAGTATGTGGCAGCGAGTGGAACCGTGACACGAGTGGCCAGTTCATCTTTCGGAAAATTGTCACTTCGCAATGACGAAGCCGAGATCGAGATCCGTGCATCATGGACGCCAGTGCTCGCCAAAAGTGAAGGGATCGAGACTCACATTGATGGCTGGTGCACACTCCTTGCTGAAGTCGCAGGACTCACTCCAATCCCCGAGGGCATCTCAGTTATCAAACCACCGCCCCGTGGATCGCGCTAA
- a CDS encoding DMT family transporter has protein sequence MALLLALFSSVLWGSADFEGGRMAKKFPAIAVTGVSQAFGLAVGMGLVLITGEWRAPAFGAQGYFFPAVIAGVTGYLGLVALYAGLATGRMGVVSPISSLCAIIPVTVALVSGEHLPVSTGIGIAIALIGAFCASGPEISQGLPFRPVLLAIGAAVGFGTALSFMARGSVSSALMTMVMMRITTLFISIGLAAKYRTTGGFAKSDLPRLIYIGAADFLANVLLGVASTKGLVSIVMVLGSLFPIMTAVLAYKILHERLHRIQYAGIVLAIAGVAIISAS, from the coding sequence GTGGCCCTACTTCTTGCACTTTTCTCCAGCGTTCTCTGGGGCAGCGCTGATTTTGAAGGCGGCAGGATGGCCAAGAAATTTCCGGCCATTGCTGTCACGGGAGTATCGCAAGCATTTGGACTTGCGGTAGGCATGGGACTCGTTCTCATTACGGGCGAATGGCGCGCTCCTGCCTTTGGCGCCCAGGGTTACTTCTTTCCGGCGGTTATCGCTGGAGTAACTGGCTACCTTGGGCTCGTGGCCCTCTATGCAGGGCTGGCAACCGGAAGAATGGGAGTCGTTTCGCCAATAAGCTCGCTGTGCGCAATTATTCCAGTGACGGTCGCTCTGGTAAGTGGAGAACATCTTCCCGTGAGCACAGGTATAGGAATTGCAATTGCTCTAATTGGAGCGTTCTGCGCGAGTGGGCCGGAAATTTCACAGGGACTTCCATTTCGACCGGTTCTTCTTGCCATTGGCGCAGCTGTTGGATTTGGCACGGCACTCTCTTTTATGGCACGTGGTTCGGTTTCAAGCGCTCTCATGACTATGGTGATGATGCGTATCACAACACTTTTTATCTCGATCGGACTTGCTGCAAAGTACCGAACTACAGGGGGATTCGCTAAGAGCGATCTTCCCCGGTTGATTTACATTGGTGCGGCAGATTTCTTGGCCAATGTTCTACTTGGGGTTGCATCGACGAAAGGTTTAGTTTCCATTGTTATGGTTTTAGGTTCTCTATTTCCGATCATGACTGCAGTTCTCGCGTATAAGATTTTGCATGAAAGATTACATCGGATTCAGTACGCCGGGATTGTTCTGGCGATCGCTGGGGTGGCGATCATCTCAGCTTCCTGA
- a CDS encoding dihydrofolate reductase family protein, translated as MSVQATLVMGTDGSTSFLGNSDGVTTPADRAQFLVSRRKSDVIMIGGNTARHERYRRTPVPLVVLSHSYPAVIGENPKAHWWNLSPLEAVRKAEKEFGPAIFVEAGVSMIGQLLSVGLISQLNLSVTPMSGGENRADLTELLSYFKVVEHHEKDATIFYSCTQPI; from the coding sequence ATGAGTGTCCAGGCAACTCTAGTGATGGGTACTGATGGTTCGACATCTTTCTTAGGCAATTCGGACGGGGTAACAACCCCGGCGGATCGCGCCCAGTTCTTGGTTAGTCGCCGCAAGAGTGACGTCATCATGATCGGTGGCAACACAGCGCGTCACGAAAGATATCGCCGCACACCTGTGCCCCTTGTCGTCCTCTCTCACTCTTACCCTGCAGTCATTGGAGAGAATCCCAAAGCGCACTGGTGGAATCTCTCCCCGCTCGAGGCCGTGAGAAAAGCGGAGAAGGAGTTCGGCCCCGCTATCTTTGTTGAAGCGGGCGTTTCAATGATCGGCCAGTTGCTTTCGGTGGGATTGATATCACAATTAAATCTGAGCGTGACTCCGATGTCGGGCGGCGAGAATCGGGCTGACCTAACCGAACTTCTTTCGTATTTCAAAGTGGTGGAGCACCATGAAAAAGACGCCACGATCTTCTATTCCTGCACCCAACCTATTTAA
- a CDS encoding NlpC/P60 family protein — translation MSFLKTARVALALTVLPLYLGLEPAQGAQSLSSVQRQVTSLQEDAAASAEGAQSAKVQLDQLTRTLSGIKKQAALQGETVGQLRKSLGVIAVEEYKSGGLSQGLELLFSANPTLYLSAAGSLDSITRRKSLQLHKFAAAQQRLNATTITVNDKLALVRATRARFVAQSALAQSKLKEVEKILAKLKKSDRARLAKLTQKRNAREQKSSLAFAKTTKRVSGRAGIAIKFALKQIGDRYVFGAAGLVYWDCSGLTMRAYRAAGVSLPHSASAQTGYGRRVPLNQLRPGDLVFFGSPISHNGIYIGGGRMVDAPHTGARVRVEAFGSYFGRLRLVAARRF, via the coding sequence GTGAGTTTTCTCAAGACCGCTCGGGTAGCTCTTGCTCTGACAGTTTTGCCCCTCTACCTGGGCCTCGAACCCGCCCAAGGGGCCCAATCTCTCTCATCAGTGCAGAGGCAAGTCACTTCCTTGCAGGAAGATGCGGCTGCTTCCGCCGAAGGCGCCCAGAGCGCCAAGGTTCAATTGGACCAACTCACGCGGACCTTATCTGGGATTAAGAAACAGGCAGCTCTCCAAGGTGAAACCGTCGGCCAGCTTCGCAAGAGCTTGGGGGTGATTGCGGTTGAGGAATATAAATCCGGTGGGTTGAGCCAGGGTCTCGAACTGCTCTTCTCCGCAAATCCGACGCTCTACCTTTCGGCAGCGGGGTCGCTCGATTCGATTACCAGGCGAAAATCTCTTCAACTTCATAAATTTGCCGCCGCCCAGCAACGTCTCAATGCCACAACAATTACCGTCAACGACAAATTGGCTCTTGTCCGTGCAACGCGAGCGCGTTTTGTTGCCCAGTCAGCCCTTGCCCAATCAAAATTAAAGGAAGTCGAGAAAATTCTCGCGAAATTGAAGAAGAGCGACCGGGCACGTCTGGCCAAACTTACTCAAAAGCGCAATGCTCGAGAACAGAAGTCTTCCCTGGCTTTCGCCAAAACCACCAAGCGCGTGTCGGGTCGCGCGGGGATCGCAATCAAGTTTGCTTTGAAGCAGATCGGAGATCGCTATGTCTTTGGCGCCGCCGGTCTGGTCTATTGGGATTGCTCAGGATTGACGATGCGCGCCTATCGGGCCGCCGGTGTCTCGCTTCCTCATTCTGCATCTGCGCAGACAGGTTACGGCAGGCGAGTTCCTCTCAATCAACTCCGACCCGGGGATCTCGTCTTCTTCGGCAGTCCAATTTCACATAACGGGATCTATATCGGCGGTGGAAGGATGGTTGACGCACCCCACACTGGTGCGCGGGTGCGCGTTGAGGCTTTCGGATCCTATTTCGGCAGATTGCGTCTCGTTGCAGCGCGTCGTTTCTAA
- a CDS encoding glycosyltransferase family 4 protein — MKKILFVTNDFGPRAGGIESFIMGIIENLPKDSVLVYTSRQSDTSEYDRSWYADYGVEVLRDRTKVLLPTPRVSRTLQKIVNRAGVDVVCFGAAAPLGLLANGLRRRGVSRIVAITHGHEVWWAKVFPFSLALRRIGDCVDVLTYLGEFTKREISKALSDSARSSMVRLAPGIDIEHFSPSTGESSLRSELNLEGKKVVISVGRLVKRKGQDRLIEALPSIRKAIPNAHLLFVGEGSYGRHLRKLVHREGISDAVTFVGRVPFTDLPKYFRVGDVFAMPSRSRFGGLEVEGLGIVYLEASSCGLPVIAGRSGGAPDAVVEGETGLIVDGKNVEEIARVISSLLSDEAKAKEMGKYGREWVLAQWSWKSWSNRFAEILKSR, encoded by the coding sequence ATGAAAAAGATTCTTTTCGTCACCAACGATTTCGGCCCACGCGCTGGAGGGATTGAATCATTCATCATGGGCATCATTGAGAATCTTCCAAAAGATTCGGTGCTTGTTTACACTTCAAGGCAATCCGACACCAGCGAATACGATCGATCTTGGTATGCGGATTATGGTGTTGAAGTTCTTCGCGATCGCACTAAAGTACTTCTTCCAACTCCGCGGGTATCTCGTACACTTCAAAAGATTGTCAACAGAGCAGGGGTCGATGTTGTCTGCTTTGGAGCAGCCGCGCCGCTCGGTCTGCTTGCCAATGGACTTCGCCGGAGGGGAGTAAGTCGAATTGTCGCAATTACTCACGGGCACGAAGTTTGGTGGGCAAAAGTCTTCCCGTTCTCACTTGCTCTGCGCAGGATTGGTGATTGCGTGGATGTTCTGACATATCTTGGTGAATTCACGAAACGTGAGATTTCTAAAGCTCTCTCGGATAGCGCGCGCTCATCCATGGTCCGATTGGCGCCCGGCATTGATATCGAACACTTCTCTCCCAGTACGGGGGAGAGCTCGCTTCGTTCAGAACTCAATTTGGAAGGAAAGAAAGTTGTGATCAGCGTGGGCCGGCTAGTAAAGCGCAAAGGTCAGGATCGCTTGATCGAAGCGTTACCATCGATCCGGAAAGCGATTCCAAACGCCCATCTTCTCTTTGTTGGAGAAGGTTCCTATGGAAGGCACTTAAGGAAACTAGTTCATCGAGAAGGCATATCAGATGCCGTCACTTTTGTGGGTCGAGTTCCCTTTACCGATCTTCCAAAGTATTTTCGGGTAGGGGATGTATTCGCCATGCCTAGTCGCTCGCGCTTTGGCGGACTCGAAGTGGAAGGGTTGGGGATCGTTTACTTAGAGGCAAGTTCATGTGGGTTACCAGTGATTGCTGGAAGATCAGGTGGGGCACCAGATGCAGTTGTTGAAGGGGAAACGGGTCTCATTGTAGATGGGAAGAATGTTGAGGAAATTGCGCGCGTCATAAGCAGTTTGCTTTCAGATGAAGCAAAGGCCAAGGAAATGGGAAAATACGGACGCGAGTGGGTACTTGCTCAGTGGTCTTGGAAATCTTGGTCAAATCGTTTTGCGGAGATATTGAAGTCTAGGTAA
- a CDS encoding response regulator transcription factor gives MESKRARVLLVDDHQVVREGLRVGLEGADFNVVGEAASKKEAMAQMAHKNPDVVVIDLNLPDGSGLEVISWARQISNTIGIVVLTLNDDDNHLLAALQAGASAYVLKSSPLTEVISAVAHAFSSPLIFSAKGLSSAIARKDENFGLTAREIEVLALLPKGQKTSQIAAELFVSEATVKTHLASIYRKLSASNRTKAVVTAIRHGLIT, from the coding sequence ATGGAGAGTAAGCGCGCCAGAGTCCTTCTTGTAGACGATCATCAAGTCGTCCGAGAGGGGTTACGTGTAGGCCTTGAAGGCGCCGACTTCAATGTGGTCGGAGAGGCGGCATCGAAAAAGGAAGCTATGGCACAGATGGCACATAAGAATCCAGATGTCGTGGTTATTGATTTGAATCTTCCCGATGGTAGTGGCCTCGAAGTGATCTCTTGGGCTAGACAAATATCTAACACCATTGGGATCGTAGTGCTCACGCTCAACGACGATGACAACCATCTCCTTGCCGCGTTGCAGGCTGGGGCAAGTGCGTATGTTCTCAAGAGCTCCCCACTTACGGAGGTCATAAGTGCTGTAGCACATGCATTTTCAAGCCCCCTTATATTCTCTGCTAAGGGATTGAGTTCGGCGATCGCCCGAAAAGACGAGAACTTCGGATTGACCGCTAGGGAAATTGAAGTTCTCGCGCTTTTGCCTAAAGGCCAAAAGACTTCACAGATTGCAGCCGAACTATTCGTGAGTGAGGCAACTGTCAAAACTCATCTCGCATCAATCTACCGAAAACTTAGCGCGTCAAATCGAACTAAGGCGGTCGTGACGGCAATTCGGCACGGATTAATTACCTAG
- a CDS encoding histidine kinase, whose amino-acid sequence MTITERHRIALELHDGIAQDLVGIGYALDLLLAQEDSNAEARISIRTLRFTVTDLVEKVRREIYLLREGNDLDLNDRLRAAAEQICPSHEIYYSLDQFPTPTNLERAEQIERIATEALRNISAHAQAKRVWISLICNNGLAELIIADDGVGGLEERENHYGFSGIRERAINLEGDLDFKSSPSGTQIHLRVPYPYVPTLTQYGE is encoded by the coding sequence ATGACGATCACCGAGCGGCACCGTATTGCCCTGGAGTTGCATGATGGAATTGCTCAAGATCTCGTCGGAATCGGGTATGCGCTCGACCTTCTCTTAGCTCAAGAGGATTCAAATGCAGAAGCCCGGATATCGATTCGCACATTGCGATTTACCGTCACAGACCTCGTCGAAAAAGTTCGAAGAGAAATCTATCTGTTGAGAGAAGGAAACGATTTAGATCTTAACGACCGTTTGCGAGCTGCAGCTGAACAGATATGCCCGAGTCACGAGATCTACTATTCGCTAGATCAATTCCCGACGCCCACCAATTTAGAACGAGCCGAGCAAATCGAGCGCATCGCTACTGAAGCGCTTCGCAATATATCGGCGCACGCGCAAGCAAAAAGAGTGTGGATTAGCCTCATTTGCAATAACGGTCTCGCCGAACTCATCATTGCTGATGACGGTGTCGGGGGGTTGGAAGAGCGTGAGAATCATTATGGATTTTCGGGGATTCGAGAACGAGCAATAAATTTAGAAGGCGACTTAGATTTTAAATCTTCCCCTTCAGGCACCCAGATTCACCTACGAGTTCCCTACCCCTATGTTCCAACACTGACCCAATATGGAGAGTAA
- a CDS encoding long-chain fatty acid--CoA ligase, giving the protein MNEVTIPALVPAATAGNLTNLVAERAWFEPERIMLSRPLGQGWQSVTAREFESEVRATAKGLVASGIQIGDRVAIMARTRYEWTILDFAIWFAGGCVVPIFETSSAEQIQWILSDSGCVAIVVETPTHRELVESVLPTHTKNVWTITDDVLHVLGEAGVSISDDEIDRRRNALVPDTLATLIYTSGTTGRPKGVQLTHSNFLSECGNVVQAAPDLFLNPNGSTLLFLPVAHVFGRMVEIGAVSAGLHMAHCGDPATRLAIDLGTFKPTFILAVPRIFEKIYNGSEAHAEAGGKGAIFRKAAGVSIAYSRAMDTGKIPLPLLLKHKLFDKLVFSKIRAGMGGRVEAAISGGAPLGERLGHFYRGAGIRILEGYGLTETTAGATLNLTAHHRVGSVGRPVPGTSIRIDEDGEVLLKGPIVMRGYWQNEEANKEVFTEDGWFKSGDLGRLDDEGFLFIVGRKKEIIVTSGGKNVAPAVLEDRLRAHPLVSQCVVVGDNKPYIAALVTLDLDALKPWVAIHKKEWTTVTELAKDPDLIAVIQTAVDEANKAVSRAESIRKFTILPTDFTIAGGQLTAKLSIKRHVIAKEFAAEIEALYA; this is encoded by the coding sequence ATGAATGAAGTGACCATACCTGCCCTTGTTCCTGCAGCTACCGCTGGAAACCTCACCAACCTCGTCGCCGAGCGAGCTTGGTTCGAACCGGAACGGATCATGCTCTCTCGTCCACTCGGACAGGGGTGGCAGAGCGTCACGGCCCGAGAGTTTGAATCTGAAGTGAGAGCCACCGCAAAAGGCTTAGTCGCCAGTGGCATACAAATCGGTGATCGAGTCGCAATCATGGCGCGCACTCGTTATGAGTGGACGATTCTGGACTTTGCCATCTGGTTTGCTGGCGGATGCGTGGTGCCTATTTTTGAAACCTCCTCCGCCGAACAGATCCAATGGATTCTAAGTGATTCTGGTTGCGTAGCGATCGTGGTCGAGACCCCGACCCACCGAGAGTTGGTCGAATCCGTCCTCCCCACACATACAAAAAATGTATGGACCATTACCGATGACGTACTTCACGTTCTTGGTGAGGCAGGAGTGAGCATTTCCGACGACGAGATAGACCGTCGTCGGAATGCGCTCGTCCCCGACACTCTCGCAACTCTTATCTACACCTCTGGTACAACTGGTCGGCCAAAGGGCGTCCAACTCACACATTCGAATTTTTTATCAGAGTGCGGCAATGTCGTACAAGCCGCCCCCGATCTCTTCCTCAATCCCAACGGTTCGACGTTGCTCTTTCTTCCGGTCGCACATGTTTTTGGAAGAATGGTCGAGATCGGCGCCGTCAGTGCAGGCTTGCACATGGCACACTGTGGAGATCCCGCCACTCGATTGGCAATTGACCTCGGCACTTTCAAGCCAACATTCATTCTGGCAGTGCCACGAATCTTCGAAAAAATTTACAACGGTTCAGAGGCCCACGCTGAAGCCGGCGGTAAGGGTGCGATCTTCCGGAAAGCAGCGGGAGTATCCATCGCCTACAGCAGGGCGATGGATACCGGAAAGATTCCACTTCCCCTCCTGCTAAAACATAAACTCTTCGACAAACTCGTCTTTTCAAAAATAAGAGCAGGAATGGGCGGAAGAGTCGAGGCAGCAATATCCGGCGGCGCCCCGCTTGGCGAACGGCTTGGTCACTTCTATCGCGGTGCTGGCATTCGCATTCTCGAAGGTTACGGATTAACCGAGACAACTGCTGGTGCGACACTTAACCTCACAGCGCATCATCGAGTTGGATCGGTCGGACGACCAGTCCCCGGAACTTCAATACGCATTGATGAGGACGGCGAAGTTCTGCTTAAGGGCCCTATCGTGATGCGAGGTTATTGGCAGAATGAGGAAGCAAATAAGGAAGTATTTACTGAGGACGGATGGTTTAAGTCTGGCGACCTCGGACGACTAGACGATGAGGGCTTCTTGTTCATCGTTGGCCGAAAGAAGGAAATAATTGTTACATCCGGCGGGAAAAACGTAGCCCCCGCCGTACTAGAAGACCGCCTCCGTGCCCATCCGTTGGTAAGCCAGTGCGTAGTTGTTGGTGATAACAAGCCGTATATCGCAGCCCTCGTCACGCTTGATCTTGACGCACTCAAGCCATGGGTAGCGATTCATAAGAAGGAATGGACAACCGTTACAGAATTGGCGAAAGATCCAGATCTGATCGCAGTCATACAAACTGCCGTGGACGAGGCAAACAAGGCGGTAAGCCGGGCAGAGTCCATCCGCAAGTTTACGATTCTGCCAACGGATTTCACCATTGCCGGGGGTCAACTCACAGCGAAACTCTCTATCAAGCGACATGTCATTGCAAAAGAGTTTGCCGCCGAAATTGAAGCTCTCTACGCATAA
- a CDS encoding SRPBCC family protein, with translation MADITSGNILIDAPLARVQELLFDIANYPSWTSAIKSVEVLGRDETGRVSSALLKIDAGMLKDRVTLDYDWSGAPNKVSFMLSDADLLTAMDGAYILKAQDEDSTQVTYELHVELSMPVPAMMRHKAEKATIDMALSQLKAFAEK, from the coding sequence ATGGCTGACATAACAAGCGGAAATATCTTGATCGACGCTCCGTTGGCACGCGTGCAAGAACTCCTATTCGACATTGCCAACTACCCATCCTGGACCTCTGCAATTAAGTCCGTGGAAGTCTTGGGTAGAGATGAGACTGGACGAGTGAGTTCGGCTCTGCTCAAAATAGATGCTGGAATGCTCAAAGACCGAGTCACCCTAGATTACGACTGGAGTGGAGCACCGAACAAGGTGAGTTTCATGCTCTCGGATGCAGATCTCTTGACCGCCATGGACGGGGCATACATTCTGAAGGCGCAGGATGAGGACTCCACTCAAGTGACGTATGAGTTGCATGTCGAACTCTCTATGCCCGTTCCTGCGATGATGCGACATAAGGCAGAGAAGGCAACAATCGACATGGCCTTGTCTCAACTAAAAGCATTTGCTGAGAAATAA
- a CDS encoding ROK family glucokinase — protein MSYSIGVDVGGTKVLGGVVDESGNVLAHARRDTPRQGGAELTRAIADVALELLQKFTEVKCVGISAAGLISSDRKTMLATPNIAGWNGVDLDAQLGSLIGLPLVIENDANAAAWGEARFGAGVNEDHIMMLTVGTGIGGGLVVNGELFRGAFGIAAEFGHVRVVPEGHLCGCGARGCFEQYASGNALLRHAREAINASPDVARNLLSLGDGTVAGLTGKHITDAARVGDAVALAAFNTTAQWLGAGIASLSVALDPACVIIGGGVIDAGEILLEPTRVAVERYMPFAGRHPLPRIIAAQLGNEAGLVGVADLARL, from the coding sequence TTGTCTTACTCGATAGGCGTCGACGTCGGCGGAACCAAGGTTCTGGGTGGGGTTGTTGACGAGTCCGGAAATGTTCTGGCTCATGCTCGAAGGGATACCCCGCGGCAAGGTGGCGCAGAACTCACCCGGGCAATCGCCGATGTAGCCCTAGAACTTCTGCAAAAGTTCACAGAGGTTAAGTGTGTGGGGATCTCGGCCGCAGGTTTGATCTCATCTGATCGAAAGACCATGTTGGCCACACCAAATATCGCGGGTTGGAACGGTGTCGACCTTGATGCGCAATTGGGTTCGCTTATTGGGTTGCCTCTTGTCATAGAAAATGATGCAAATGCTGCGGCGTGGGGCGAGGCGCGATTCGGTGCGGGAGTTAATGAAGATCACATCATGATGCTCACAGTCGGCACGGGAATCGGCGGCGGCCTCGTTGTCAATGGAGAACTTTTTCGAGGTGCTTTTGGAATTGCTGCGGAATTTGGTCACGTTCGAGTAGTCCCGGAAGGTCACCTCTGCGGGTGCGGGGCGCGAGGGTGCTTCGAACAGTATGCATCGGGGAATGCACTTCTCCGACACGCGCGCGAAGCGATTAATGCGTCTCCGGATGTGGCACGTAACTTGCTCTCCCTTGGCGATGGAACGGTGGCGGGTTTGACCGGAAAGCACATCACCGATGCCGCGCGGGTTGGCGATGCGGTGGCGCTCGCGGCGTTCAATACAACGGCGCAATGGTTAGGCGCTGGCATCGCGTCGTTATCTGTAGCACTCGATCCCGCATGTGTCATTATCGGCGGTGGCGTGATTGATGCTGGCGAAATTCTCTTGGAGCCTACGCGTGTGGCAGTGGAGAGGTACATGCCTTTTGCAGGTAGGCATCCCTTACCTCGCATCATCGCCGCACAATTGGGTAATGAAGCTGGCTTAGTTGGCGTTGCAGATTTAGCGAGGCTCTAG
- a CDS encoding lysophospholipid acyltransferase family protein encodes MVNLPYGLLRAFLTPFLMLLFRPKVTGLRNVPVNGPVIMASNHLSFSDSIFMPLVVPRKVTFLAKSEYFTSPGPKGLLKKLTFIALGQVPVDRSGGRRSEAALITGLELLSQGKCLGIYPEGTRSPDGRLYKGRTGIVRLALESGAPIIPVAMFDTEKIQPTGKVIPKIMRVKMIFGEPIFYTGDPSDLRLLRDLTDDLMRKIQELSGQEYVDIYATRRKAEIKEED; translated from the coding sequence GTGGTCAATCTGCCTTATGGGCTCTTGCGGGCTTTTCTTACGCCTTTTCTCATGCTCTTGTTCCGGCCCAAAGTCACCGGACTTCGTAATGTTCCTGTAAACGGACCAGTGATAATGGCTTCGAATCATCTTTCCTTTAGCGATTCGATTTTCATGCCCCTCGTCGTTCCACGCAAAGTCACTTTCTTGGCAAAGAGCGAATACTTCACATCGCCTGGTCCCAAGGGGCTGCTCAAAAAATTGACCTTTATCGCATTAGGTCAGGTGCCCGTCGATCGTTCGGGCGGAAGAAGGAGCGAAGCCGCTCTCATTACGGGACTCGAACTCCTTTCTCAAGGCAAGTGTCTTGGGATCTATCCAGAAGGGACACGATCTCCCGACGGACGTCTCTACAAGGGACGTACTGGCATAGTCCGACTCGCTCTTGAATCTGGTGCACCAATTATTCCAGTGGCGATGTTTGATACCGAGAAGATTCAACCTACTGGCAAAGTCATTCCGAAAATCATGCGGGTAAAGATGATCTTTGGAGAACCTATCTTTTACACGGGAGATCCATCAGATCTTAGGTTGCTCCGCGACCTCACAGATGACCTCATGCGGAAAATTCAAGAATTATCGGGCCAAGAGTATGTTGATATATATGCCACCCGTCGGAAGGCGGAGATCAAAGAAGAGGATTAG